One segment of Paenibacillus rhizovicinus DNA contains the following:
- a CDS encoding acyl-CoA dehydrogenase family protein: MAQNKGWGGRFVVEDMTPEEIATPEDFTEEQVMIGEAARAFLEGEIRPRDAEIEALDYKLTVELMRKAGELGLLGADVPEAYGGLGLDKVSSTLLAETLAEASSFALSIGAHVGIGTLPIVFFGTPEQKSKYLPDLAIGKRIAAYCLTEPSSGSDALGAKTTARLNAEGTHYKLNGSKLYITNSGFADVFIVYAKVNGDHFTAFIVERGLPGFSIGPEEHKMGIKGSSTCPIFFDDTPVPVENVLGEVGKGHLIAFNILNIGRFKLAAACVGGAKETIGLAAKYAIGRKQFGRPIASFPLIGAKLADMNISAYVTESMVYRTAGWIDEMLQSTDAQEGDASQAGACAAKAISEYALECSINKVFATEALDYVADEAVQIHGGYGYIKEYKVERIYRDSRINRIFEGTNEINRMLIPGTLMKKALKGELPLLRKARALQAELLQPMPLPAFDEPLSKETYRIGQAKRTFLAVGGLAVQKYGLALEQQQEVLCLLADMMIQTFAMESAALRTRKMLLRADPAAAARTRNAVDMTIVFVQEAMERIERYAKTTLSALETGDSLQTQLAVLKKLMRAPLDDIIALKRGIAARVIRSQQYTL, translated from the coding sequence ATGGCCCAAAACAAAGGTTGGGGCGGCCGTTTCGTGGTAGAAGACATGACGCCCGAGGAGATCGCCACGCCGGAGGATTTTACCGAGGAACAGGTGATGATCGGCGAAGCGGCGCGCGCTTTTCTCGAAGGCGAAATTCGCCCGCGCGATGCTGAGATCGAGGCGCTGGATTACAAGCTGACGGTGGAACTGATGCGCAAGGCGGGGGAGCTCGGCTTGCTTGGCGCCGATGTTCCCGAGGCGTACGGCGGGCTCGGACTCGACAAGGTAAGCTCGACGCTGCTAGCCGAAACGCTGGCCGAAGCGTCGTCGTTCGCCTTGTCCATCGGTGCGCATGTCGGCATCGGCACGCTGCCGATCGTCTTCTTCGGGACGCCGGAGCAGAAGTCCAAATACTTGCCCGACCTGGCGATCGGCAAGCGAATCGCGGCGTACTGCCTGACGGAGCCGTCATCCGGTTCCGACGCCTTGGGCGCCAAAACGACAGCGAGGCTGAATGCGGAAGGCACGCATTACAAGCTGAACGGCTCCAAGCTCTACATTACCAATTCCGGATTTGCCGACGTGTTTATCGTTTACGCGAAGGTGAACGGGGATCATTTTACCGCGTTCATCGTGGAACGGGGCTTGCCTGGCTTCAGCATCGGGCCGGAGGAGCACAAGATGGGCATCAAAGGCTCGTCGACCTGTCCCATCTTCTTCGACGACACGCCGGTACCGGTGGAAAACGTGCTCGGCGAAGTCGGCAAGGGTCATCTCATCGCCTTTAATATTTTGAATATCGGACGCTTCAAGCTCGCCGCGGCTTGCGTCGGCGGGGCGAAGGAGACGATCGGGCTCGCCGCCAAATATGCGATCGGCCGCAAGCAGTTCGGACGTCCGATCGCCTCGTTCCCGCTCATCGGGGCGAAGCTGGCGGATATGAATATCTCGGCTTACGTGACGGAAAGTATGGTTTATCGCACGGCCGGCTGGATCGACGAAATGCTGCAATCGACGGATGCCCAAGAAGGCGATGCAAGCCAAGCCGGCGCCTGCGCGGCCAAAGCGATTTCCGAGTATGCGCTGGAATGTTCCATCAACAAAGTGTTTGCGACGGAAGCGCTGGATTACGTGGCGGACGAAGCGGTGCAAATTCATGGCGGCTACGGCTATATCAAGGAGTACAAAGTCGAACGGATTTACCGCGACTCCCGCATCAACCGGATTTTCGAGGGGACGAACGAAATCAACCGGATGCTCATCCCCGGCACGCTGATGAAGAAGGCGCTCAAAGGCGAGCTGCCTCTGCTGCGAAAAGCACGCGCCTTGCAAGCGGAGCTGCTGCAGCCGATGCCGCTGCCGGCGTTCGACGAACCGCTCAGCAAGGAAACGTACCGGATCGGGCAGGCCAAAAGGACGTTTCTGGCCGTCGGCGGCTTGGCGGTGCAAAAGTACGGGCTTGCGCTGGAGCAGCAGCAGGAGGTCCTCTGCCTGCTGGCCGACATGATGATCCAAACGTTCGCGATGGAGAGCGCCGCGCTCCGCACGCGTAAAATGCTTCTCCGCGCCGATCCCGCCGCGGCCGCCCGCACTCGCAACGCCGTCGACATGACAATCGTCTTCGTGCAGGAAGCGATGGAGCGTATCGAGCGCTACGCGAAGACGACGTTATCCGCCCTGGAAACGGGCGATTCGCTGCAGACGCAGCTGGCCGTGCTGAAAAAGCTGATGCGCGCGCCGCTGGATGACATCATCGCGCTCAAACGCGGAATTGCCGCCCGCGTCATCCGAAGCCAGCAATACACGTTGTAG
- a CDS encoding acetyl-CoA C-acyltransferase — MTATKNPRDAVIVSAVRTAVGKAKKGSLADTRAEDLGRAVLRAAVDRVPGLDYADVEDVVIGCAMPEGEQGLNFARIMTLYAGFPVTTPAVTVNRFCASGLQAIAYAAERIRLGEADIVLAGGVESMSHVPMTGFKLSPHPGIADSMPEVYMGMGHTAEEVARRYGISREAQDAFAAESHRKAAQAIAEGRFRDEIVPLHIRREGVDDNGRPWAKALTFEQDEGVRADTTPEVLAKLKPSFAREGTVTAGNASQMSDGAAAVVVMSRERAEQLGIKPLAQFRAYSVAGVAPEVMGIGPIEAIPKALARAKITLDQVEVIELNEAFAAQCLPIIRELGINPAIVNVNGGAIALGHPLGCSGTKLSVSLIHELQRRGGGTGIVSMCVGGGMGAAGVFTAET, encoded by the coding sequence ATGACCGCGACCAAAAACCCGCGGGATGCTGTCATTGTCTCCGCCGTGCGCACAGCCGTCGGCAAAGCAAAGAAGGGCAGTCTCGCGGATACGCGCGCTGAGGATCTGGGCCGCGCCGTGCTTCGGGCAGCCGTCGACCGCGTGCCTGGATTGGACTATGCCGACGTCGAAGATGTCGTTATCGGCTGCGCGATGCCCGAGGGCGAGCAGGGGCTGAACTTCGCCCGCATCATGACGCTGTATGCGGGTTTTCCGGTGACGACGCCGGCCGTAACCGTCAACCGGTTCTGCGCCTCGGGCCTGCAGGCGATCGCCTATGCCGCGGAGCGCATTCGTCTCGGCGAAGCGGACATCGTGCTCGCCGGCGGCGTTGAAAGCATGAGCCATGTCCCGATGACCGGCTTCAAGCTTTCCCCGCATCCCGGCATTGCGGACAGCATGCCGGAGGTTTACATGGGCATGGGCCACACGGCAGAGGAAGTGGCCCGGCGCTATGGCATCAGCCGCGAAGCGCAGGACGCCTTCGCCGCGGAGAGCCACCGCAAAGCGGCGCAGGCCATTGCCGAGGGCCGCTTTCGCGATGAAATCGTCCCGCTGCATATCCGGCGGGAAGGCGTCGACGACAACGGCAGGCCGTGGGCCAAAGCGTTGACGTTCGAGCAGGACGAAGGCGTGCGGGCGGACACGACGCCGGAGGTGCTGGCGAAGCTGAAGCCGTCTTTTGCCCGGGAAGGTACCGTAACCGCAGGCAACGCTTCGCAGATGAGCGATGGGGCTGCGGCGGTTGTCGTCATGAGCCGGGAACGGGCCGAGCAGCTGGGCATCAAGCCGCTGGCGCAATTCCGGGCATACAGCGTGGCCGGCGTCGCGCCGGAGGTGATGGGCATCGGCCCCATCGAAGCAATCCCCAAAGCGCTCGCCCGCGCGAAAATCACGCTGGATCAGGTGGAAGTCATCGAGTTGAACGAAGCTTTTGCCGCGCAATGCCTGCCGATTATTCGTGAGCTTGGCATTAATCCGGCCATCGTCAACGTCAACGGCGGCGCGATCGCGCTCGGCCATCCGCTCGGCTGCTCGGGCACGAAATTGTCCGTCTCGCTGATCCACGAGCTGCAGCGGAGAGGGGGCGGCACGGGCATCGTATCCATGTGCGTCGGCGGCGGAATGGGAGCGGCTGGTGTTTTTACGGCTGAAACGTAG
- a CDS encoding 3-hydroxyacyl-CoA dehydrogenase/enoyl-CoA hydratase family protein, whose translation MRSTPTIRRAAVIGSGVMGAGIAAHLANAGMQVLLLDVPPAALSEQETRAGASLQDRAVRNRLAAASLAKLARNEPPALYEASFIKRITPGNLEDDLERLGEAEWIVEAVVERLDIKQSVFARIESVLKPGTLVSSNTSGLSVAAMAEGRGEAFRKQFAVTHFFNPPRHMKLVELVPGPDTDPDTLTRLRAACEKQLGKGVVLAKDTPNFIANRIGTYGMLTTIAAMRSFGLSVDEVDALTGPAMGRPKTATFRMLDLVGLDTLLHVVDNVRERSEDDEERAAFARPPELEALVAKGWIGEKAGSGFYRKIKRPGGGSDIETLQLDTMTYAPRRSVNSPVIEAAKTAKGAAGKAKALLFTDGADRYAQFAWQAIKTVLLYSARQLGVVADTITDIDRALVWGFNWELGPFELWDAIGVERSVQRMQSEGDEIPKWLERWLAAGNRSFYKQEGLQRFYVSDGAYRLQEEEPDVISLGALQRSGKIILGNAGASLLDLGDEVAGLVFHSPNNAIGGDILTAIRQSAVEVSRNWRGLVIANEGRHFCVGANLMMLLLEAQNGDFDEIDDIISLFQNSMLTLKRLDRPVVAAPHRMTLGGGVEACLPADRIVFSAETYFGLVETGVGLIPAGGGCKEAAALADARAGADGDLQPQVNALFETIALAKTSTSGNDVGRIGFMRPHDRVVMRGETRTAEAKRTVLAMDREGYAPPPKEQRIRVAGREGRAVLQLAVENMRLGGQVSPHDVRIGRKLAHVLAGGDAAPGAEVSEQYLLDLEREAFLSLCGEPLTQARMRHMLTTGKPLRN comes from the coding sequence ATGCGATCGACGCCGACGATTCGCCGTGCGGCCGTCATTGGTTCGGGGGTCATGGGGGCCGGAATTGCCGCCCATCTGGCCAACGCGGGCATGCAGGTGCTGCTGCTGGATGTGCCGCCGGCTGCATTATCGGAGCAGGAGACACGAGCGGGAGCATCGCTGCAGGATAGAGCGGTTCGCAATCGGCTGGCTGCGGCAAGCCTCGCCAAACTGGCCCGCAACGAACCGCCTGCCTTGTACGAGGCTTCTTTTATCAAGCGCATTACGCCCGGCAACTTGGAGGACGATCTCGAACGGCTCGGGGAGGCCGAATGGATCGTCGAGGCCGTCGTCGAGCGGCTGGACATTAAGCAGAGCGTCTTTGCCCGCATCGAATCCGTGCTGAAGCCGGGCACGCTCGTTTCGTCCAACACTTCGGGCCTGTCCGTGGCGGCGATGGCGGAGGGGCGAGGGGAGGCGTTCCGGAAGCAGTTTGCCGTCACGCATTTCTTCAATCCGCCCCGTCATATGAAGCTGGTCGAGCTCGTGCCCGGCCCGGATACCGATCCCGACACGTTGACCCGGCTTCGTGCCGCATGCGAGAAGCAGCTCGGCAAAGGCGTCGTGCTTGCCAAGGACACGCCGAATTTTATCGCCAATCGGATCGGCACGTACGGCATGCTGACGACCATCGCGGCCATGCGCAGCTTCGGGCTCAGTGTCGATGAGGTCGACGCGTTGACCGGCCCCGCCATGGGCAGGCCGAAAACCGCGACGTTCCGCATGCTGGACCTGGTCGGGCTCGATACGCTGCTGCATGTCGTGGACAATGTGCGGGAGCGAAGCGAGGACGACGAGGAACGCGCGGCGTTCGCAAGGCCGCCGGAGCTGGAAGCGCTTGTCGCGAAAGGCTGGATCGGGGAGAAGGCCGGCAGCGGCTTTTATCGCAAAATCAAACGTCCCGGCGGCGGCAGCGACATCGAGACGCTCCAGCTGGACACGATGACCTACGCGCCGAGGCGCAGCGTGAATTCACCGGTCATCGAAGCGGCCAAGACGGCCAAGGGCGCCGCGGGCAAAGCGAAGGCGCTGCTCTTCACGGACGGCGCCGACCGTTACGCCCAATTCGCCTGGCAGGCGATCAAGACGGTCTTATTGTACTCGGCCCGCCAGTTAGGCGTCGTGGCGGACACGATTACGGACATCGACCGGGCGCTGGTGTGGGGGTTCAATTGGGAATTGGGGCCGTTCGAGCTGTGGGATGCGATCGGGGTGGAGCGTTCCGTGCAGCGGATGCAGTCGGAAGGCGACGAAATTCCGAAATGGCTGGAGCGCTGGCTCGCAGCCGGCAACCGGAGCTTTTACAAGCAGGAGGGCTTGCAGCGTTTCTACGTCAGCGACGGCGCCTACCGGCTGCAAGAGGAAGAGCCGGATGTCATTTCGCTTGGGGCCTTGCAGCGTTCGGGCAAAATCATCCTCGGCAACGCCGGCGCCTCGCTGCTCGACCTGGGCGACGAGGTGGCGGGACTCGTGTTTCATTCGCCGAACAACGCGATCGGCGGGGATATCCTCACCGCGATCCGGCAGAGCGCGGTGGAAGTGAGCCGCAACTGGCGAGGGCTCGTTATCGCGAACGAGGGGCGTCACTTCTGCGTCGGAGCGAATTTGATGATGCTCCTGCTCGAAGCGCAGAACGGCGACTTCGACGAGATCGACGACATCATCTCCCTCTTCCAAAACAGCATGCTGACGCTCAAACGGCTCGACCGTCCCGTCGTTGCGGCGCCTCACCGGATGACGCTGGGAGGCGGCGTGGAAGCATGCCTGCCGGCGGACCGGATCGTCTTCTCGGCGGAAACGTATTTCGGCCTCGTCGAAACGGGCGTCGGCCTTATTCCGGCCGGAGGCGGCTGCAAGGAAGCGGCAGCGCTCGCGGATGCCAGGGCCGGAGCAGACGGGGACTTGCAGCCGCAGGTGAACGCGCTGTTCGAGACGATCGCGCTGGCGAAAACATCGACGAGCGGTAACGATGTCGGCCGCATCGGCTTCATGCGGCCGCATGACCGCGTCGTCATGCGCGGCGAAACGCGCACGGCCGAGGCGAAGCGGACGGTGCTGGCGATGGACCGCGAAGGGTATGCGCCGCCTCCGAAGGAGCAGCGGATCCGCGTCGCGGGCCGCGAAGGCCGTGCCGTGCTGCAGCTGGCGGTCGAAAACATGCGGCTCGGCGGCCAAGTGAGCCCGCATGACGTGCGCATCGGCCGCAAGCTGGCGCATGTGCTTGCAGGCGGCGACGCGGCGCCGGGCGCGGAGGTCAGCGAGCAATATTTGCTCGACCTGGAGCGCGAGGCGTTCCTCAGCCTCTGCGGCGAACCGCTGACGCAAGCGCGCATGCGTCATATGTTGACGACCGGGAAGCCGCTGCGCAACTAG